One genomic window of Bacillus marinisedimentorum includes the following:
- a CDS encoding GNAT family N-acetyltransferase, producing the protein MYLCSSVGWKDLMNFDAAETSLRNSVYSVLVKDGHKIIGMGRIVGDGAIYFYIQDIIVQPEYQGCGIGKEIMNTLMGFIEEYAPNKAFIGLFASEGKGGFYEKYNFKDYSPNMTGMFKVNLKE; encoded by the coding sequence ATGTATTTGTGTTCAAGTGTCGGATGGAAAGATTTGATGAATTTTGATGCCGCGGAAACCTCACTGCGAAATTCGGTGTACTCCGTACTTGTTAAAGATGGTCATAAAATTATTGGAATGGGGCGGATTGTTGGAGATGGCGCAATTTATTTCTATATTCAAGACATCATCGTCCAACCCGAATATCAGGGATGTGGAATTGGCAAAGAAATTATGAACACCTTAATGGGTTTTATTGAAGAATATGCTCCAAACAAAGCATTTATAGGATTATTCGCTTCAGAAGGAAAAGGTGGGTTTTATGAAAAATATAATTTCAAGGACTATTCCCCAAATATGACCGGAATGTTTAAAGTCAATTTGAAAGAATAG
- a CDS encoding molecular chaperone TorD family protein, translated as MTQKVEETYGRLMLANLFTQVWLGDWEGYEKTFSSIPEEIKVEFPFHSHYNREEVPMWHENHFSIPGDYFISPYMSSYYGKDEEEMEKAKQDLLCLIGMFEEMGFYFPLDKGEYPDHIGSLTAFLTAAIQEEAEALKAEDVEKAEKLRELQQETYEKYMEPGLAKLERAVEDRASHPFVKKFVPFYRTVLETAVL; from the coding sequence ATGACACAAAAAGTGGAAGAAACTTACGGGAGACTGATGCTCGCCAATCTGTTCACACAGGTGTGGCTCGGGGACTGGGAAGGCTATGAAAAGACATTTTCCTCCATACCGGAAGAAATAAAAGTCGAATTTCCGTTCCACAGCCATTATAATAGAGAAGAAGTGCCGATGTGGCATGAAAATCATTTCAGCATTCCGGGTGATTACTTCATTTCTCCTTATATGTCATCCTACTATGGAAAAGACGAGGAAGAAATGGAAAAAGCCAAGCAGGACTTGCTGTGCCTGATCGGCATGTTTGAAGAAATGGGATTTTATTTCCCGCTCGACAAAGGGGAATACCCGGATCATATCGGAAGCCTGACCGCTTTTCTCACAGCGGCGATCCAGGAAGAGGCTGAAGCCTTGAAGGCAGAAGACGTAGAAAAGGCCGAAAAACTGCGTGAACTGCAGCAGGAAACCTATGAGAAGTATATGGAGCCGGGCCTGGCCAAACTGGAACGAGCGGTTGAAGACAGGGCTTCCCATCCATTTGTTAAAAAATTTGTACCTTTTTACCGCACTGTGCTTGAAACTGCGGTGCTATGA
- the tatA gene encoding twin-arginine translocase TatA/TatE family subunit — MLTNIGIPGLILIIVLVLFIFGPKRLPELGRAVGTTITDFKKTARDLTEEENSEKPEKQV; from the coding sequence TTGCTCACAAACATCGGAATACCAGGGCTTATTTTAATCATCGTACTCGTTCTGTTCATCTTCGGCCCTAAGCGGCTTCCTGAGTTGGGGCGGGCAGTCGGTACCACGATTACAGATTTCAAGAAGACTGCAAGGGACCTCACTGAAGAGGAAAACAGTGAAAAACCTGAAAAGCAGGTGTGA
- a CDS encoding glycine betaine ABC transporter substrate-binding protein — translation MQKKLLRRLASVAVVLMLLVVAACGNDSGSNEGNKEESAGTEEKGKIEIGLNNWAENVAVSNMWKILLEEEGYEVELTNVEKAALYTGLKGGDLDLGLEVWLPYTDEVFYEDYKEDIAWHEKWYEGTGLGLVVPSYVEIDTIEELNDNTDLFPEQQIVGIDPGASLMQMTEKAVDEYGLDYELTSTSGPIMTAELSNAIKAEEPIVVTLWNPHWAFAEFDLKYLEDPKNVYGDADDILFASRKDFGDDFPEVLEWLNNWKMDDDSLGSLMAMIKDEDDPVKGAEKWIEENRDLVDEWMTASE, via the coding sequence ATGCAAAAAAAATTGTTGCGTCGTCTTGCATCAGTTGCAGTTGTGCTTATGCTGCTTGTTGTTGCAGCATGCGGGAATGATTCCGGTTCGAATGAAGGAAACAAAGAGGAGTCGGCCGGAACAGAGGAAAAAGGGAAAATCGAAATCGGTCTGAATAACTGGGCTGAAAACGTCGCCGTTTCGAACATGTGGAAAATCTTACTTGAAGAGGAGGGGTATGAGGTAGAGCTGACAAACGTAGAGAAAGCAGCCCTTTACACCGGCCTTAAAGGCGGCGACCTCGACCTCGGTCTGGAAGTTTGGCTTCCTTATACAGATGAAGTATTCTATGAAGACTACAAAGAAGATATTGCCTGGCATGAAAAGTGGTATGAAGGTACAGGACTCGGACTTGTCGTGCCTTCCTATGTGGAAATTGACACCATTGAGGAATTAAATGACAATACAGATCTGTTTCCGGAACAGCAGATTGTCGGAATTGATCCAGGTGCAAGCTTAATGCAAATGACAGAAAAGGCCGTTGATGAATACGGGCTTGATTATGAACTTACGTCCACATCCGGCCCTATCATGACAGCTGAGCTGAGTAATGCGATCAAGGCTGAAGAACCGATTGTCGTCACGCTCTGGAATCCGCACTGGGCTTTTGCTGAGTTTGATTTGAAGTACCTTGAGGATCCGAAAAATGTTTATGGTGATGCTGATGATATCCTGTTCGCTTCAAGAAAAGACTTCGGGGACGACTTCCCTGAAGTGCTTGAGTGGCTGAATAACTGGAAAATGGATGATGATTCACTTGGTTCACTTATGGCCATGATTAAAGATGAGGACGATCCGGTGAAAGGTGCGGAAAAATGGATCGAAGAAAATCGTGACCTTGTTGATGAATGGATGACTGCATCTGAGTAA
- the tatC gene encoding twin-arginine translocase subunit TatC codes for MQDQEMSLVNHLEELRKRIIVVLGAFVVFFIVGFVFIRDIYDWFVRDLDFKLAILGPSDIIWIYFKLAGMAALAGTIPVLVWQIWVFIKPALTRREQKVTLAYIPASFALFVGGLAFGYFVIFPTVFQFLIEMNDGMFETMFTIEKYFDFLIHLTLPFSFLFELPVIVMFLTSLGILTPQKLQKVRKYAYFVLVIIATMISPPDFVSQTLVAVPLVIIYEISILLSKVVYRKKARKAEEALAD; via the coding sequence ATGCAAGATCAGGAAATGTCACTGGTCAATCATCTGGAAGAATTAAGAAAGAGAATTATCGTTGTCCTGGGTGCATTTGTCGTATTCTTTATTGTAGGTTTTGTTTTTATAAGGGATATATATGACTGGTTTGTCCGGGACCTTGACTTCAAGCTTGCCATCCTTGGCCCGAGTGATATCATCTGGATTTATTTCAAGCTGGCCGGCATGGCGGCGCTCGCCGGAACAATTCCTGTTCTAGTGTGGCAAATCTGGGTATTTATCAAGCCTGCGCTGACCAGGCGTGAGCAAAAAGTGACGCTGGCCTATATTCCGGCATCATTCGCCCTTTTTGTGGGAGGACTCGCCTTTGGCTATTTTGTTATCTTCCCGACCGTCTTTCAATTTTTGATTGAGATGAATGACGGTATGTTTGAGACGATGTTCACTATAGAAAAGTACTTCGATTTCCTAATCCATTTGACGCTGCCTTTCAGTTTTTTGTTTGAGCTTCCGGTCATCGTCATGTTCCTGACAAGCCTCGGCATTTTGACACCGCAGAAGCTTCAGAAAGTCAGGAAGTATGCCTATTTTGTACTCGTGATTATCGCAACGATGATTTCACCTCCTGACTTTGTGTCCCAAACGCTCGTCGCGGTTCCGCTTGTCATCATTTATGAAATAAGCATTCTGCTCTCGAAAGTGGTTTATAGGAAAAAAGCAAGGAAAGCAGAAGAGGCACTGGCAGATTGA
- the tatA gene encoding twin-arginine translocase TatA/TatE family subunit, which translates to MLTNIGVPGLILILVLALIIFGPQKLPEVGKAVGQSLKEFKKSTKELTGDFTEEIKEVKEVTEELKK; encoded by the coding sequence ATGCTTACAAATATTGGCGTTCCCGGTTTGATTTTGATTCTTGTACTTGCACTTATTATTTTCGGCCCGCAGAAGCTGCCGGAAGTTGGCAAAGCAGTCGGACAATCTTTGAAGGAATTCAAAAAGTCCACCAAGGAACTGACCGGTGACTTCACTGAGGAAATCAAAGAAGTGAAAGAGGTTACAGAAGAGCTGAAAAAATAA
- a CDS encoding twin-arginine translocase TatA/TatE family subunit, with amino-acid sequence MLSNIGVPGLILILVIALVIFGPSKLPEIGKAFGSTLKEFKKATNDMISQGEKKEDETEKKES; translated from the coding sequence ATGCTATCGAACATTGGCGTACCGGGTCTCATTTTGATCCTGGTCATTGCTCTAGTTATTTTTGGGCCATCAAAACTTCCGGAAATCGGTAAAGCGTTCGGCTCCACACTGAAAGAGTTCAAAAAGGCAACAAACGATATGATCTCCCAAGGTGAAAAGAAGGAAGACGAAACCGAAAAGAAAGAAAGCTGA
- a CDS encoding molybdopterin-dependent oxidoreductase, with protein sequence MENKSMKRRSFLKALGSLGAVAVIGPAFVGPVKQAMGNVWVDEGHGVGTDYQDYTAENVIFTTCEQCNSFCTIKAYVVDGNKTGPYSSIIRKIAGNQYSPITMVPFGAIAYDTPVDAAVKGTGDVRKEGRGFRGGRTCLKGQAGIQTAYDAYRVKKPLKRVGPRGSGKWKTVSWDEVYNEIINGSKDLGTPGLKELSAYVPEEPVMADWEKVKSGEMPAAEFDKKYKDVLIDTKHPDLGPKVNQIGFMVGDRRDFTERFMLKSLGTANYYHHGGVCGISSVMGNVRSYSGGKKKKRQYADLENTLYLIVWGTNPLVANKGPTWLAPKITNAIDNGMKMAVIDPRFSKTAEKADMWLPVKPGTDGALALAMGRWIIENKRYDEEYLRNPNKKAAGNDSEPTWSDATHLINLSDPKRPKLRASDLGIGTEEEFVVMAGGKPVPHTKAEEGDLYVDATVKGLKVKSAFQLYKERVMERTLEEYAEITTIEKAQIVKLAKDFTSYGKRAAIMAYRGPAMHTNGYYSQRLVAMLNHLIGNYDWKGGNITTGASYKEFEGRYDLKSVEKPNVAWGIPVGRYTSKYEKSTLFERDGYPAKRPWFPYSAQTVHEVLPSSAEGYPYKLNALITHRMSPVLSTPNGGAQEKILADQKTLPLYVASDVQIGDSSKYADFILPDTTYLERWGRESIYPNITTKFTGVFQPVTRVFPDVRSFENSVIEIAKRMELPGYGDKAFPDGSALHSEEDYYLKRIANIAFDEKPVPDASAKELNIFEQARKNALGKHFDVNRWKQALKPEEWAKAVYVLNRGGRFEAPGEDYIGDHLKYQFGGQANFYDEGVAAGKNSFDGAFFEGMPIGEEIKYYNGETVNQSLPLQFINWKARNMGTYRNISSTWLREVRSDNYIWMNAKDARQRGLKSGDEVRVTTPDFEARGTVYVTQGIAPGVVGAAYNFGQTGYGATLQTIDGTKQEKLPEYGNTPFDFNSKPMHEEAGFPGSRSDGFVVNKMLKKDKAYKEGTIVDQIGGAPGQLDLYVDIKKL encoded by the coding sequence ATGGAAAATAAATCAATGAAGCGCAGAAGTTTTCTGAAAGCACTGGGTTCCCTGGGAGCGGTAGCTGTAATCGGGCCTGCGTTTGTCGGTCCCGTGAAGCAGGCGATGGGCAATGTCTGGGTCGATGAAGGACACGGAGTCGGTACGGACTATCAGGACTATACGGCAGAAAACGTCATCTTCACAACCTGTGAGCAATGCAATTCATTTTGTACGATAAAAGCCTACGTTGTGGATGGCAACAAAACAGGGCCATACAGCTCAATCATCCGCAAAATTGCCGGTAACCAGTACAGCCCAATCACAATGGTTCCATTCGGGGCCATCGCGTATGACACCCCTGTTGATGCGGCAGTAAAAGGTACAGGCGATGTAAGAAAAGAAGGACGCGGATTCCGCGGCGGCAGAACGTGCTTGAAAGGGCAGGCCGGCATCCAGACTGCTTATGATGCCTATCGAGTCAAAAAGCCTTTGAAGCGTGTAGGGCCGCGGGGCAGCGGTAAGTGGAAGACGGTTTCCTGGGATGAAGTATACAACGAGATCATCAACGGCAGTAAAGACCTGGGCACCCCTGGATTGAAGGAATTGTCGGCTTACGTTCCTGAAGAGCCTGTCATGGCTGACTGGGAAAAGGTAAAGTCAGGCGAAATGCCGGCAGCCGAGTTTGATAAAAAATATAAAGATGTATTGATTGATACAAAGCATCCGGATCTCGGCCCGAAAGTGAACCAGATTGGCTTCATGGTCGGAGACCGCCGTGATTTCACGGAACGGTTTATGCTGAAAAGCCTCGGCACAGCAAATTACTATCACCACGGCGGAGTTTGCGGAATCAGTTCTGTAATGGGAAATGTACGCTCCTATTCTGGCGGAAAGAAGAAGAAACGGCAGTATGCCGACCTTGAAAATACGCTATATTTGATTGTCTGGGGTACAAACCCGCTCGTTGCGAATAAAGGACCGACATGGCTCGCGCCAAAGATCACGAATGCGATTGACAACGGCATGAAAATGGCAGTCATTGATCCCCGTTTCAGCAAGACAGCAGAAAAGGCGGACATGTGGCTTCCGGTGAAACCGGGAACAGACGGTGCACTTGCGCTTGCAATGGGCCGCTGGATCATTGAAAACAAACGATATGATGAAGAATATTTGCGCAATCCGAATAAGAAAGCTGCCGGAAATGACAGTGAGCCGACATGGAGCGATGCAACACATCTCATTAATCTGTCCGATCCAAAACGGCCGAAATTGAGGGCAAGCGATCTTGGCATCGGTACGGAAGAAGAATTCGTCGTGATGGCTGGCGGAAAACCTGTTCCGCATACAAAGGCAGAAGAAGGCGACTTGTATGTGGATGCAACCGTGAAAGGCCTGAAGGTGAAGTCAGCTTTCCAACTGTACAAAGAGCGGGTTATGGAGAGGACGCTTGAAGAATATGCGGAAATTACGACAATTGAAAAAGCGCAAATCGTAAAACTGGCCAAAGATTTCACATCCTACGGCAAGCGTGCCGCAATTATGGCATACCGCGGCCCGGCTATGCATACAAACGGTTATTACAGTCAGCGCCTTGTGGCAATGCTGAACCACTTGATCGGGAACTATGACTGGAAAGGCGGCAATATCACGACCGGTGCAAGTTACAAGGAATTCGAAGGGCGCTATGATCTCAAAAGTGTGGAAAAGCCGAATGTTGCCTGGGGCATACCGGTCGGGCGCTATACATCGAAATATGAGAAATCGACTTTGTTTGAACGTGACGGATATCCGGCCAAACGGCCCTGGTTCCCTTATAGTGCGCAGACTGTCCATGAAGTGCTGCCAAGCTCAGCCGAAGGATATCCTTATAAGCTGAACGCACTGATCACTCACAGGATGTCACCGGTGCTGTCAACTCCGAACGGAGGGGCACAGGAAAAAATCCTTGCAGATCAAAAAACATTGCCTCTTTATGTGGCATCTGATGTCCAGATCGGGGATTCCTCAAAGTACGCGGACTTCATTTTACCGGATACAACCTATCTGGAGCGTTGGGGAAGAGAATCCATCTATCCGAACATCACAACGAAATTCACGGGCGTATTCCAGCCGGTTACACGCGTATTCCCGGATGTGCGCTCATTTGAAAACAGCGTGATTGAAATCGCCAAACGGATGGAACTGCCTGGATACGGAGACAAGGCATTTCCGGATGGAAGTGCACTCCATTCTGAAGAAGATTATTACTTGAAGCGGATCGCCAATATCGCATTTGATGAAAAACCTGTTCCGGATGCTTCTGCAAAAGAATTGAATATATTTGAACAGGCCCGGAAGAATGCACTTGGCAAACACTTTGACGTGAATAGATGGAAACAGGCGCTGAAACCGGAAGAATGGGCAAAAGCCGTGTACGTCCTGAACCGGGGCGGCAGGTTTGAAGCACCGGGCGAAGATTATATCGGCGACCATTTGAAATATCAGTTCGGCGGCCAGGCCAATTTTTATGATGAAGGTGTGGCAGCTGGCAAAAACTCATTTGACGGCGCATTTTTTGAAGGCATGCCGATCGGCGAGGAAATCAAATACTATAACGGTGAAACAGTCAACCAGTCACTGCCGCTGCAATTCATCAACTGGAAAGCGCGGAACATGGGAACATACCGCAATATCAGCAGCACCTGGCTCAGGGAAGTTCGTTCAGATAACTATATTTGGATGAACGCAAAAGATGCCCGCCAGCGCGGACTGAAATCAGGAGATGAAGTTCGGGTCACAACACCAGACTTCGAGGCACGGGGCACAGTGTATGTCACCCAGGGTATCGCACCGGGCGTAGTCGGGGCGGCATACAACTTCGGGCAAACCGGATACGGCGCAACACTGCAAACGATAGATGGGACTAAACAGGAGAAGCTGCCAGAGTACGGTAATACACCGTTCGATTTCAACAGTAAACCAATGCACGAAGAAGCCGGATTCCCAGGTTCACGCAGCGATGGTTTCGTTGTCAACAAAATGCTGAAGAAGGACAAAGCCTATAAAGAAGGTACGATTGTCGATCAGATCGGCGGTGCTCCTGGACAGCTTGACCTTTATGTCGATATTAAAAAACTATAG